The sequence below is a genomic window from Monodelphis domestica isolate mMonDom1 chromosome 2, mMonDom1.pri, whole genome shotgun sequence.
TTCTAGGGCTCAACAACCAATTTCACCAGGGCTGTTGGTTGTAGACACAGCCTGAcccttaacaaatgcaaaatcttGTGAAAGCTTCTTTCACTGGAAAGTCTCTATTTCTTGAGAGGACTTTCCAAGATCATTTAATTCAAACCTTCTATCCACATAAAAATACCCTCTATGCATCCATTAGAAGTGATCATTCAACCCCCATTTTAACAgttattgaaattaaataatgcTACATAGaccatatatacataaatacatgtattatataccTACACACACCCCTAATTTTTTTTGATAActtaaaccatgtgatcaagaaaatgTAGCTAATAGAGTTCACAAAGCAGTTATTGAAAAAGGCAAATGGATGTTTCTAATATAAGTATCCCTGTGTAGGTGATAGCTACACACTCAAAGTGCTTGCACTGTGGCATACTTGGGCATGAATGCGCACCTGTTTTCTGTGTTTAAAAACAATTGTGATTGCCAGCCCATTTATGTCTTTACTTGTGTTTGTGCTGCTCAAATtctttttaggaaaagaaaacccTGGTTTTAGGACGTTAGTGACCGACTGACCCAATCAGGTGCATTTCTGATGATCCCCACAAGATATATTAAGGCCTCCATTGAAATCTGTTCATCATCCCCAAAGTCTCCAAGTCGGTGACTTAATTGGTTGAGGATCCATTCTCAGAGCTCAGGGCTTGTGGGCAAAGGCTTAGAGGACACCGAGAATGAGAGACTTTGAGTCGGACTAGGGGAACAGGGAGTTGTATCTCAGAGgctgcccaattctaattttgacTCTCCCTTGGCCCCAAAGCTGCGCCCGAAGAAAGTCAGGCAAAAAGCTAGTTCTGCGATTGACAAGAGGCACAGGCTTCTCTGTGACCGCGAGTGAAGACTCAAGGCACAGCATGAGTATTCCCGAGCAGGTGCTCGGGGTTCGTGTGCCTGCATATGTAGAAGGGGGTGTGTATTCAAAACACTTGAGCTGGGCTGGCTGGGCACAGGTTTCCGTTCCTAACTCGCGGCGGCGAGCGACCTCCCTCCGCCCAGGATCTGTTTACCAACAACCTCGTTAAGTACGGCTCGCCTCCGCACAGCCCCACATTCCGACAAGTCGAACCTCCTGCCGGGCCTCCCAAGCCTGCAGTGGCCTGGCAGGCCCCTCCCCATCCCGCAGGGGCAGGCTAGGCCCGGGCCGGGACCTAGGCCCGGAGGCAGAGTGGCGGATCCCAAGTGGGGATGAGtacaggggaggggaagggggagggggaggagggtggCTAGTTTCGGAATTTATCCCGGAGCTGGGAGATAGGAAAGTCTCTGAGCCCGAGCGTGTCCACAATCCACAGGAGCAGAAGTAAACAGGACCGAGACCGGGGGAAAAGTGCCAGTGTGGGTCAGCAGAGCACCTCTGTACCTGTCTAGTGGCTTTTCTACCTAAGGATCCTTCTTTCCCTGTCTCCAACTACCTCTGCCCAACTCCCATTCAGAGCTAATTCACCCAGGCCTCCCTCACCTGGCTCTGCCGGTCCCAAACTGTCTTCCCCAACTCCTAGGTTCCCCCATGCCCCAGGAAAATTTCGAAATTCTAGCACATCTCCCTCTCAGTTGATACCCTGGATCCGATACACAGATCCCACCTCTCAACTTTCCGGAATACTCCTAAGGGTTGCTGAGGTGGGgcgtgggagggggagggggacgcTCTGTGACGTCCTGAGCATTTTAGCCAATCCCAGACGCGGGgtgggtcccccccccccccgccgcaGGTTGGGGAGGGGGGCCGAGAATCTTATCCCGTAGAGAagtagagggaaagggagggggccTAGCGAACTCAAGGGGGGAGGGTGAAACTGGGGGATGGGGGCCtcggccccccacccccaccccccggcTCGCTCTCTCTGCGGGAGGCGGCGAGGGGAGAGACTTTCCCCGAGATTTTAAGTTCGGGGATTTGGGGGGGAGGCTCATCCGAACCTAGTGCGCTGGGCTTGGGGAAGGGAGAGTGGCAGGCGGCACTGGCAGAAGGAGGTGAAAGAAGGTGCTGGCCTGGCCATGGGTCTAGGTGCCAAGAACCTTTAGGCCCAGGGCCACTGTAACTATGACCTCTTTGCCCTCCACCCTCCTGGGACCCGCTGCTTCCAAAGCCCCCTTCCAGGACTTTGCCCCTGCCCCTCCGCCTTCACACTCCCTTTCCCCGTACCCCCGCAGTCTGCAGTCTTCGTCCCCTGAGCCCCCAGAGGGGCCCTACGGAGCTCCGCAGCCGTACGGCTGCGCGGTAGGTTACCCTTATGTCAGCCCCCCAGCCCCTAGCGGCCCCCACCTGCCTTACCAGCAGCCCGGGACCGCCTCGCTGCATCTCCGTGGCCCTGCAGTGAATCTGCAGGCTGTGGCAGGTAAGGCGGAAGCGCCGGGGTAGTGGGTTCTCCGACATCACTGTTCTGTCTTTCTGGCAAATCCCCGTTACGTGCTTTTCTCCCTACTATTTTGCCCTCCAAAGGTTGGGCGCAGATAGCGGGATTGAAATCTAACTTGTATTCCACTCGACCTagggattggggggagggagagagggagggagggaagaagaaaagattgggGCGGGAGGTAGGGTGAGGAGGTGGTGGGTCGATCCCCTTCTCCTTTCAAGTTCGACCTGGTTTCGATTTGCAGTTAAGTAAAGCCgggccctcccccccccccccccccccgcaactcgtttcccttccccccccccacatttACGCAGCGGGGCATGTGTGTGTTCCTAAGTGTACGGAGAAAGTTGAAACAATCCAGATGTATACTTTGGGGGAAAGTTGGGGAGGGTGATGCTTGCGTTACCTTCACCCAGAACAGGCTCCCCGAGAAAAGAATCaccctctcttcccccacccccgaCACTCCGAGCAGCTGTTTTTCCAATCCCTTCTTACACTAAACCCGCATTAAGAGAAATTACACTCCAGCTAGCTGTCCGATTATTCGTGGGGTGGAGAGAGGGAtcatttggaacattctttccccatcccacccctccccaccctccaccACGTTCCTTAGAATTTAGCCAAAAAAAAGACAGGGGATTTATTTTCCACTGCGGGAAGAAGCTAAATAACTTCGACGGGCCCCGAAAATACCCCGCTAAGGCTTTGACCATAAAGGAAGCTGGCGGTCTGCAAATCaggatattttttcctctttccccacttttttctctatctctgacCCTTTGATATGACATTCATCCCCACATGGCTCTTTTAAGGTCTTTGGGTGAGAGTTATGTCATTCCCAAAAcgacaggaaaaaaagagagagagaaaataaaagaaaaccctgcttgattttcttggatttgaAAGCTTTGAGCGGTCTCTTCAGACTGGGAGAACCAGCGGAAGCAGCAACTGCAAGAGTCTGGGAAATCAATCAGTCCCCCAGTGAGGAAAAAGGTGTGCAGTGGACAAACACCACAGAGAAAAAATTCAATCCTCTGATGAATGGAGGGGCCATCACCCTTAGAAAAGATTCGGGGGACTCTCACTTAAACACCCACACAAGACAACCTATAACGGCATACATGCACAAAGAAATCTTGTCCCAGCTCCAGCGAAGTTACCGGACTTCTTCGGTATTTTATTCAGAGGTTCATAGTATTCGCACACCATCTCACAGATACCCGTGCTCTACAAATGCCCCTGGTTGCACAGTTAACACCCCACATCACCTTCACAGGAGTTAGCTTAATTGTACCTAATTGCTCCCACAATTAGACTCTTACAATACACACACACCCTCAGTAATCTCTTCCATTCAGTCCTTCTTAGACTCACTATCTCCCAGCTCTCTACAGTGGCACTCTCCTTCAGTGTCATACTAAGTCACCATTCCTCATAGTCACAGCAGGATTTTCCTGCTCAATCTTTCCCCATAAGTAAAATACTTAGAGCCATAGAAAGTCAGAGATGGAAACCTCTCTTCccatcatctggtccaaccccctcagtcaatagttgaggaaacagacccaCGGTGAGCCACTTCTTTAAATAAGATTACAGTATAAAGTCATCAGCAGGATCCAGGCCTCCTGATTTCCTATCAagttcattgtttcccttgaacTTGGGGCATTCCCTCCTGCCTCCAAAATGCCTGGTCTCCCATCTTTTCAGTTATCAGTTTCAAGAATTCCTTCTGCCTAAACCAGTGATCCCTAAACATCAGTTATCATCTTCTCTGAAAAGATCAGGCCACCCCTCTCTAGACTAGACTTAGGGTGGTGTTTGaaggaaaggaaggcaggaacCTTAATTCCTCCGGaatccccttcccttttctgtaACATCTGTACTGTTCAGAGCAAAAGTGGGTTTATGGTTTGTGgtggttggggtttttttctctttggaaaaaaaaatattagagttTGTGTTTCTGTAGACTTGTCAGTGTTTTCTACTGGCTTTTCCAATCCTTCCCTTGTTCCCCTTAACCCAAGTCTTTGGAGAAGGGCAGACTGAgaatcaaaaaatgttttttttttcttgccctcttttctctcccgGGTCCAACGAAGAAAAAGGTctggtttttttctccctttcttactGGCTCTCTACTTCCTCCTCAGTGACTGACCTCCTCTTTACTTCTATGGAAGCCCAGACCCTACATCTATGGTATGGAAACTCCCTTTCCCCAGTAGGTACTCTCTGTAGCTTTCCCTTTCCAAGGGCTGTTTCTTTGCCAGTGGGTTTTGTGGCCTCTTTGCCTTGAAAGGCAGTAATCGGGACTATGAGTAGGGTTTTGCCATTTGCTATTTGGAGACAGAATTTGAGAGGGGTTGTCTAGCTCAGGGGGCTTTTCCGGGGAAGGTGGCCTCTCTAACAAAGAAGCACAGACCATTAAAATGAGACTCAGTGATTTTTCTCAGTCACTAGGGCTAAACTACTTGTAATTTTCAGGGTTTCCCTCTGGGACCTGGGAATCGACGGCAGCCCTGGTATGGACAGGACAgtgagaagggggaagaggaaagcCCAGAGTCGGAACTAATGTTGGGCTGCATGTTCTTGGGGTCATGGGCTCTGGGGAAATGCTTAGGCCAGCACTACTGGTATCCTACTCACCGTCTCTTCTGTCTTCAACTCCTACACCTCTGCCCCTATTATATCCACAGAAATCATGGCTGCACAGGTGATTCTGAGTGGATGGTTGCTCTACTATTTATCCTGGACAGTGTAGACATTGTGGAATATAGGAAGCTGAGTCAGGGGTGAGAAAGGCAAACCAAACAATTTTCTGGAAACTTGGGGCAGAAGCTCTTCTGAACTATAAAAAGGGAATACTAAGAAGGGTATGGCACCCTCTGCTGTGGTTGGTAATGTTAGGATGGAGGGCAGGCAACCTCTTAGGGGTGGGCAGACCAGCAGATGTAGACCAGGATGGCAATATTTCACTGGGCTCAGTCGGAGACCACACAGTGAAATATGGTCAGAAACACAATTCTCTCCAGATTAGAAAAACACCAGGTCAGATACTGAGACACCCAAGCAGATGTTGTTGCCACATAgccacacacaaatacacactaGCTAGTGAGATTGCTGGGCAAAGGTAGATAACACATATATTCAAAGAAGAAGCCCATACAAGTGAGAACTCATAGAAAGGAGTATACACTAAGGTCAGAATGACAATAACAGTCATACTAGTGTTAATATACTAGTTTAAGGTTTAGAAAAAGCCTTTAAGGTCTGGGTGTTTAGGAAGGGTGCTTTCCAGGCCCCTAATAATGGGTAATGGAGAGTTTgagtgggagaaaagaaaagtttgCTCGAAAACACAgggatgttttgttttgcttgctTCCCAGGGTAGACTGACCACAGTGCCCCTGAGGATGAAGAAGCTGCCTCACCCAGGGCTTCAGTCTCAACCAAGgaagggggtggagggtgggTCTGCTTTTCTTGTTCCTATGGGGGTTGTCTGGCAAGAGTTGGGACTCTTAGCTCAGGCTCTGCATAGTGCAAAGTTAAAGTATCCCAGTGCTGCCCACAGGGTACCTGTTGGACAACTGATCTACAGCTCACCTATTACGAACAATGAATTAAGGAAGGTTTTGGTGATACACCCTGAAAAGATCAGTTTCCTTCCAGTAGTAAAAACACTAAATAAATCTGGTGACAAAAAGTCCCAAGAAATTGGCTAAGGTCTGGGGTGTATAAAACTCTGACTGAAGCTACAATCTAGCTCTCCCCAAATCAAGGCCATCTCTAGCACACTGTTATTTTTTTTGGAAGTGTTTTCTTTAGGGGGGTGGGGTGAAGGTAACAACCTGGAAGAAAGTTAATTTTCTTTCAGAGTATCAACCCAAGTAGGCAGGTTTTGTGAAATGAGAGCAGACCTTGGTCAAATCCCTTCTCCCtcagtgagcctcagtttctttcacagtaaaatgaaggggattgaactttaaagtctcttctagctttgaTAAGATGTGGTTCTTGTGGAATCTCTCAAGCCCACTCCCCCTTTCAGTTCTGACAAGCTGTGGTTCTGTGGAAtccactccccccacccttttctgCCTCTGGAATTGGAGGCCCATAGAGgaaagggtgggggtgggatgaAGGCTGGGGCTGGCTTTCCCGGAGACTCAATCCCAGGAGGGTATCTGCTGATGAAGTAAGGAAAATAAACACTTAATCTACACTGGTGAATGGTGAAATGAGAGGGGCCCAAAGGCTAGAGAGGAGCAGCCTTGTCGGGAGGATAGGACTTGTGACGTCTttcccatctcctcattttcaaGAGCTTGGGGAGCGATTGGTTTTTCTAGGTGGCTCCAGATAAACCCACCATTATGAAATTGAGGGGATTGATTGGGATTAGAGGACAGCAGGGGAGGGACAAAGACAGGGAAAAGAATAGGTATTTTGAGGACATAAGGAAAGTACCCTGGGGGACCAAATGCCTGTCTTTAGCTATTCTGACAACCTCCTGCCAAGAGACATGTTTGGACCCAAATGAGTGAGGAGTCTGCATGACTGGCAACAGAAAACcaatattccttctctttctgctcTCCCTTCCACTAGACCTGGAGAAGCCACTTGGGTTATCACAGCCGGAGGGATTCCAGCTGAATGGCCGCAACAAGAAACTTCGAAAGCCCAGAACCATCTATTCCAGCCTCCAGCTTCAGCATCTGAACCAGCGTTTCCAGCATACACAGTACCTGGCCCTTCCAGAGAGAGCTCAGCTAGCTGCCCAGTTAGGCCTCACACAGACCCAGGTGGGGGCCAGATGACCaagggtgggggggggtgagggTAGGAAGGGGCCCCACCTAGATCACCCTGCCTTCCACTCCATTCTCCCTGAAGCCACAGAGGAAGGAATTGGACTTGAGAGAGTGGAATGAGGAGGCAAAGGGAATTAAGTAAAGTTTATCTTTAGCCCATTCTCCCTCCCACTTCAATTCCCCAAATAGGGCCCAGccctctcctccatctctgtTCACCTTCCTGTTCCTGGGCACTTTTTTCCCACTAGCCTTGGCCCTGGCCCAAAGATCTGATAAACTCATTCATGCTGAGTTATAAATGACAAGACTTAATGAGCGATTAAGTTCTTGTATTTGCATTTTAAGTAGCCAGACTAAACCTGAACTGTGGGCTCCTGATGGCAGAATTTGGAGTTTCATTGGGATGCCCCAGGGAAAAACTCTTCTTTGGGTTTTTGAAATCAAACTACTACTGGGGGCAGCTGACCACTTGGCTAAGCCAACCCTAGCCCCACTCTctaataaaaaaaaccaaaacacttatctacctaaaaaaaagaagaaatgcattCAAAGAGAGTCTGCGAATCCAGTActcaaccagcatttattgagTAGACATGCTGGTTAGATTTTGGGAAGGCACAGCTGTAATGTGATCAGCCTGCTCCCAGAGCTTAGAGTCTGGCCACAGATATCAGACACATACCCGTAGGAAACAGAACCTCACTGTCCTGGTAGTAAGTGacaaattccaaatgattttggAAATCATCTATACATAAACCTTAAGGTAGTATGCAGATGCTcttatgtcttttgttttttttttcatttctataggTTCTCATTTGTATGGGTTTCCTCTTTGAATACATATGTGTTATCTACAATAAATTCCATAGGGTAGGCCTCCAGAAGAGGACAGATCCTTTGGAGTTCAGAGAAGTGGCCCATGGGGGGAGGGGGCCAAGAAGAATGAGTATAAAGACAAGAAAGGCATTTCTGGATAGGGGAATAGCATAGATAAAtattgttgggggcagctaggtagctcagtggatagagctcccagtctggaatcaggaggacaagggttcaaatttggccttagacacttcctagctctatgaccctgagcaagtcacttagcccccattgcctagcctttgctcttctgtcttagagttattactaagacagaaagttagggtttaaaaaaaaaaagactgctggTATATACAAGATGTACCTTTGAGACTTTAAGAGAAACTCCTCCCATCAATCCCATCTCCTTATTAAAATTCCTCCCTTCTTTCGGAGTTCATTTTAGGTACATGAAGCTTCCCTGATCTACCCTCTCCCCCCAACCTGTATataatttttccctcttctaattttgcataattttttcccatttggacCTATTTATCACATCATTGAatatttccattatattaatttctAGAAGCATCCTAGACCTCTAACAGAGTGCATACTTTTAGAGGGCAGAGACTTCGTCTAATTTTCTCCTTCCCGGTCTCTAACAGGGCTTTGTACTTAATGTCAGGGACCTCAGAGTTGGAATTCCTCCCACTAAGACAGATTACAAAACTGTCTAAACTGTATAGTTTGGGGAACAGCTACTAGCACAGCAGATACAATTGCCAACCCTGgggttgggaggatctgggttcaaatttactttagatacttccttgatgtggaccctggacaagtcacttagtcctgtttgcctagtccttgcccttctgtcttaagagatgttactgggggcagctagatggctcagtggattgagagccagagatggTCCAAATCTAGcataagatacttcctagctgcgtgaccctatgcaagtcacataactcccatttcttagcccttaacagtcttttgccttggaaccataaaTACCctaatgattctaagactaaGGGTTTAGTTCTAATTTAGTTTAGATtctaaggtaaaggtttttaaaaaaagagttgttactaaaacaaagttagcattattaaaatttaaaaataataaaagatatagTTTTGGAGTTATTCAAAGCCCTGAGAGTTTACATAATCTGTCCCATGGTAATGGACTGTGTTCACTGTGGGGATTTAAAACTTTCccagactccaagtctagcattctattcactagGCCAGGCTACTGGCCATATTGGACACCAAATGCAATTAATGTTCATGGATTGAGTTGAGTTGAATTAAATAGATTTAGTTTGGCCTGGGAAGGGTTAGTCATCTTAGGGAAGTAGGAAGGACTTCAGACATCCCTCCTTCTTccatattcctttcttcttcttttccccccATAGGTGAAGATCTGGTTTCAGAACAAACGTTCAAAATATAAGAAGATCATGAAGCAGGGCTCAAATGTTCAAGAAGGGGAGCTTCTGGGTGCCCTTCCAGCCCTGTCCCCACCACTCCCCTCACTGTGGGATCTGCCTAGACCCAGGACATTGCCTACTGGGGGCTATGTCAACAGCTTTGGGACCTGGTACCAGCAGCAGCATCCCCCAGAGGCTCTGGCAGCACCCCAGATGATGTGAGTCTGGGGAAGGTTGGGAGACCCCATGCCTCCTATATGGCTCTGGACCCAGCTCACCTGCTCTCCCTGGGTCCTTGGAAGAAAATAGCTCCAGATGGGTTTTAGGGGAGGAGTAGtggtgggggagagagggagatttgGGATGAAAAATGGAGACATTTTAACTGGTCTTCAccatcccccttccccctccccaaacagATCTGAAGCTGAGTACCATCCCCTTCCCTCTCACCTCCTTCAAAATGGACAGACTAATGCCTAGGAGAAAAGTGggcgtgggggtgggggtgggggtaggagagGCTGGGACTTATGATGTGGTgggtgaagagaggaagaaaatattcatgagtGTCATTGGGGCAGAGATGGGCACCTTTCTCTATCTAGACTCCTCCTTGTTGCCCCAGCCTAGTCATATGACCCAAGGCTAGTCACCTGCCTGgcccatattttcccttggaagGAATACTGCCACCCCAAACATGGGAGTAAAACCAGGAAGACACATTCAATAGTAACTACCCCCCATCCCACCAATTTTCTTAGCCTTTGGCAGT
It includes:
- the DLX4 gene encoding homeobox protein DLX-4 isoform X1, encoding MTSLPSTLLGPAASKAPFQDFAPAPPPSHSLSPYPRSLQSSSPEPPEGPYGAPQPYGCAVGYPYVSPPAPSGPHLPYQQPGTASLHLRGPAVNLQAVAVTDLLFTSMEAQTLHLWVSLWDLGIDGSPEIMAAQGRLTTVPLRMKKLPHPGLQSQPRKGVEDLEKPLGLSQPEGFQLNGRNKKLRKPRTIYSSLQLQHLNQRFQHTQYLALPERAQLAAQLGLTQTQVKIWFQNKRSKYKKIMKQGSNVQEGELLGALPALSPPLPSLWDLPRPRTLPTGGYVNSFGTWYQQQHPPEALAAPQMM
- the DLX4 gene encoding homeobox protein DLX-4 isoform X2 codes for the protein MTSLPSTLLGPAASKAPFQDFAPAPPPSHSLSPYPRSLQSSSPEPPEGPYGAPQPYGCAVGYPYVSPPAPSGPHLPYQQPGTASLHLRGPAVNLQAVAVTDLLFTSMEAQTLHLWVSLWDLGIDGSPDLEKPLGLSQPEGFQLNGRNKKLRKPRTIYSSLQLQHLNQRFQHTQYLALPERAQLAAQLGLTQTQVKIWFQNKRSKYKKIMKQGSNVQEGELLGALPALSPPLPSLWDLPRPRTLPTGGYVNSFGTWYQQQHPPEALAAPQMM